From one Polynucleobacter sp. UK-FUSCHL-C3 genomic stretch:
- the purD gene encoding phosphoribosylamine--glycine ligase, with amino-acid sequence MKILLIGSGGREHALAWKMARSPRVQKVFVAPGNGGTANQKQEGIENLPITDIQDLADFAKREQIALTVVGPEAPLAAGIVDVFRNYGLRIFGPTQLAAQLESSKDFSKAFMKRHGIPTADYQTFSNANEAHAYIEQKGAPIVIKADGLAAGKGVVVAMSLPEAHTAVDMMLSDNKLGNAGARVVIEEFLLGEEASFIVLVDGKNVVPLATSQDHKRLRDSDEGPNTGGMGAYSPAPVVTPEIHARAMREVILSTVLGMKADGIPYTGFLYAGLMINPDGQIKTLEFNCRMGDPETQPIMARLESDLVDTLDKAIDGKLDEVELKWDRRIALGVVMAAHQYPDTPRTGDVIQGIPNPTDDQIVFHAGTKLQDGNLITSGGRVLCVVGLADTVKAAQQKAYSAIKQIHFDGMQYRNDIGFRAIK; translated from the coding sequence ATGAAAATCTTGTTAATCGGTTCTGGCGGTCGAGAGCACGCACTTGCCTGGAAAATGGCTCGCTCCCCCCGTGTTCAAAAAGTATTTGTCGCACCTGGCAATGGCGGTACTGCAAACCAAAAACAGGAAGGGATTGAGAACCTCCCCATCACCGATATACAGGATCTGGCAGATTTTGCAAAACGTGAACAAATTGCGTTGACTGTTGTGGGCCCGGAGGCTCCCCTTGCCGCTGGAATTGTGGATGTATTTCGTAATTACGGCCTCCGTATTTTTGGACCCACGCAATTAGCGGCCCAATTGGAGTCCTCCAAAGATTTCTCAAAAGCTTTCATGAAACGGCATGGTATTCCAACGGCAGACTATCAAACCTTTTCCAATGCAAACGAAGCTCACGCCTACATTGAGCAAAAAGGCGCTCCCATTGTGATTAAGGCGGATGGCTTGGCTGCCGGTAAAGGGGTCGTGGTAGCCATGAGCTTGCCAGAGGCGCATACAGCTGTCGACATGATGCTCTCAGATAATAAATTAGGTAATGCTGGTGCGCGCGTTGTAATTGAAGAGTTCTTACTTGGTGAGGAAGCCAGCTTTATTGTTCTTGTCGATGGTAAAAATGTGGTGCCACTTGCCACTAGTCAAGATCACAAACGTTTGCGTGATAGTGACGAAGGTCCTAATACGGGTGGCATGGGGGCATACTCGCCCGCGCCCGTGGTGACCCCTGAGATACATGCACGCGCTATGCGCGAGGTAATCTTGTCGACTGTGCTTGGCATGAAAGCCGATGGCATTCCCTATACCGGATTTTTATATGCTGGTCTGATGATTAACCCAGATGGCCAGATTAAGACCTTGGAGTTCAACTGTCGCATGGGAGATCCAGAAACCCAACCTATCATGGCGCGCCTCGAGAGTGACTTGGTAGATACTCTTGATAAAGCGATTGACGGAAAGCTCGATGAGGTTGAACTGAAATGGGATCGTCGGATAGCACTAGGGGTTGTGATGGCGGCCCACCAGTATCCAGATACGCCGAGAACCGGTGATGTCATTCAGGGTATTCCCAATCCCACAGATGACCAAATTGTTTTTCATGCGGGTACCAAATTACAGGATGGTAATCTAATCACCTCCGGAGGTCGAGTACTTTGCGTCGTAGGCCTGGCCGATACCGTTAAGGCAGCCCAACAAAAAGCGTATTCTGCGATCAAACAAATTCATTTTGACGGCATGCAATACCGTAACGATATTGGCTTTCGAGCCATTAAGTAA
- the hemF gene encoding oxygen-dependent coproporphyrinogen oxidase: MATSVDTQAVKDYLLGLQDRITTAITALDGKSFVKDSWEKPKDSKLQGFGHSCILENGNVLEKGGVGFSHVSGNQLPPTATQNRPEIAGRTFEAMGVSLVFHPRNPKAPTTHMNVRCFIAQAPNQEPVWWFGGGFDLTPYYGVDEDCKHFHQTAKDALDPFGAGLYPRFKKWCDEYFYLKHRDEPRGIGGIFFDDFNELGFEKSFAMMRSVGDSLIKAYLPILERRYQEPYTQAERDFQEYRRGRYVEYNLIFDRGTIFGLQSGGRSESILMSMPPVVTWKYNWQPQAGTPEARLYERYLKPRDWLSEP, from the coding sequence ATGGCAACGAGTGTTGATACGCAAGCAGTAAAAGACTATTTACTAGGTCTACAAGATCGCATTACGACAGCAATTACTGCGTTGGATGGAAAATCATTTGTAAAAGATTCTTGGGAAAAGCCAAAGGACAGTAAATTACAAGGGTTCGGTCACTCCTGTATTTTAGAGAATGGTAATGTTCTTGAAAAAGGCGGTGTTGGGTTCTCTCACGTCAGCGGTAATCAATTACCTCCTACTGCCACCCAAAATCGTCCTGAGATTGCAGGTCGAACCTTTGAGGCAATGGGCGTCTCTTTAGTGTTTCATCCGCGCAACCCAAAGGCACCAACCACCCATATGAATGTTCGTTGCTTTATTGCCCAAGCTCCGAATCAAGAACCAGTTTGGTGGTTTGGTGGCGGTTTTGATCTGACTCCCTACTATGGCGTGGACGAAGACTGTAAACATTTTCATCAAACAGCCAAAGATGCTCTCGACCCATTTGGCGCTGGTCTGTACCCTCGTTTTAAGAAATGGTGCGATGAGTACTTCTATCTCAAACACCGCGATGAACCCCGCGGTATTGGCGGAATATTCTTTGATGACTTTAACGAACTAGGGTTCGAGAAAAGTTTTGCGATGATGCGATCGGTTGGCGACTCTTTGATCAAGGCCTACTTACCGATTCTAGAGCGTCGCTATCAAGAGCCCTATACCCAAGCGGAGCGTGATTTTCAGGAATATCGTCGCGGTCGTTATGTGGAATACAACCTAATCTTTGACCGTGGCACCATTTTTGGTTTGCAGTCAGGAGGTCGTTCTGAATCGATTTTGATGTCAATGCCACCCGTAGTCACCTGGAAATATAACTGGCAACCTCAAGCCGGGACACCTGAGGCACGCTTGTATGAGCGCTACCTCAAGCCCCGCGATTGGCTCTCCGAGCCTTAA
- the nadD gene encoding nicotinate (nicotinamide) nucleotide adenylyltransferase, producing MNKVIGILGGTFDPPHWGHIRLAEHFSGTLQLDELFWLPSGEPWQKGAHITPPKDRLDMTIAAADVLKEELQAKNIDTKVMVDSMEIDRGGPSYTIDSAKELRQKFGPDVSLIWLMGADSFLQLYTWNDWRDLSRYIHLAVASRPPYSIQKQLIDHPPLQAYYLDHQTKLAHDLCSKASGLIYLDEQLSIDLASSSLRPLLSSNNTANRIQEWLPKSIHALILKKGLYQSTR from the coding sequence TTGAACAAAGTCATTGGCATACTAGGTGGAACCTTTGATCCACCACATTGGGGTCATATCCGCCTAGCAGAGCATTTTTCTGGAACCCTTCAATTAGATGAGCTCTTCTGGCTTCCCAGTGGCGAGCCTTGGCAAAAGGGGGCTCATATTACCCCTCCAAAAGACCGGCTTGACATGACAATTGCAGCAGCGGATGTGCTTAAGGAAGAGTTGCAAGCAAAGAATATCGACACTAAGGTGATGGTAGATTCGATGGAAATTGATCGCGGTGGCCCGAGCTATACGATTGATAGCGCCAAAGAGCTACGCCAAAAATTTGGTCCTGATGTCTCCCTAATTTGGTTAATGGGTGCAGATAGTTTCCTGCAACTCTATACCTGGAACGATTGGCGAGACCTTAGTCGATACATTCATTTGGCGGTTGCTAGCCGGCCACCCTACTCGATTCAGAAACAACTAATAGATCATCCACCTCTTCAAGCTTACTATTTAGATCATCAAACTAAGTTAGCCCATGATCTTTGTTCTAAAGCCTCTGGGTTAATTTATCTAGATGAGCAACTGTCGATTGATCTTGCCTCAAGCAGCCTGCGTCCTTTACTTTCATCTAACAATACCGCTAATCGCATTCAAGAATGGCTCCCTAAATCTATACATGCTCTCATCCTCAAAAAGGGTCTTTACCAGTCAACAAGGTAA
- the rlmH gene encoding 23S rRNA (pseudouridine(1915)-N(3))-methyltransferase RlmH produces MRLLIIAVGHKMPDWVSVAYQEYSKRMPPDCAVDLKELKPDISPSKEAVKILAAIPKNTLVIALDEHGKDLSTQDLAGQLKQWREVGKDIVFLIGGANGLDASFKTKEMPIWRLSSLTLPHAFARLVLIEQLYRAWTILQGHPYHRE; encoded by the coding sequence ATGCGTTTACTGATTATTGCAGTAGGTCATAAAATGCCTGATTGGGTCAGCGTGGCCTACCAAGAATACAGCAAACGGATGCCGCCAGATTGTGCGGTGGATCTAAAGGAATTGAAGCCAGATATCAGCCCTAGTAAAGAGGCGGTCAAAATCCTTGCAGCGATCCCCAAAAATACTCTAGTAATTGCTCTAGATGAACATGGAAAAGATCTAAGCACCCAAGACCTTGCTGGGCAATTAAAACAATGGCGGGAGGTTGGCAAAGACATTGTCTTTTTAATTGGCGGAGCTAATGGGCTAGATGCTAGCTTTAAAACCAAAGAGATGCCTATCTGGCGACTCTCTAGTCTTACCCTTCCCCATGCTTTTGCACGGCTGGTTCTAATCGAACAACTCTATCGCGCTTGGACAATCTTACAAGGTCACCCCTACCATCGAGAATAA
- a CDS encoding Maf family protein, with amino-acid sequence MKYDFIYLASQSPRRQELLAQIGVHFKLLLPSRNENPESLEIPLAHEKAIDYVQRVTIAKSEAALDRWQALQQNNPQFTWAPILCADTTVSLPGSLDTEILGKPTDAAHATQMLHQLSGKSHDVYSAIAITIDIHSPAICLVQKSQVEFAVLDTATIESYVHSGEAFGKAGSYGIQGIAASFIKTIQGSYSGIMGLPLYETAKLLRQAHVHFGLNSYEPRDPN; translated from the coding sequence ATGAAATACGACTTCATTTATCTGGCCTCGCAAAGCCCCCGTCGCCAAGAGTTACTGGCACAAATTGGGGTTCACTTTAAATTACTTCTACCCAGCCGTAATGAGAATCCAGAATCTCTAGAAATACCCCTAGCCCATGAGAAAGCTATTGACTATGTTCAACGAGTCACAATCGCAAAAAGTGAAGCGGCTTTAGATCGCTGGCAAGCACTACAACAAAATAATCCGCAATTTACTTGGGCGCCAATTTTGTGTGCAGACACCACAGTGAGCCTGCCCGGATCTCTCGATACTGAAATTTTAGGTAAGCCAACAGATGCCGCTCACGCCACCCAAATGCTTCATCAACTGAGTGGTAAAAGCCATGATGTGTATAGCGCTATAGCCATTACTATCGATATCCACTCTCCTGCTATCTGCCTAGTTCAAAAATCTCAGGTTGAGTTCGCAGTGCTTGATACTGCAACGATCGAGTCTTACGTACATAGCGGTGAAGCCTTTGGCAAAGCAGGATCCTATGGTATCCAAGGAATTGCCGCCTCCTTTATTAAAACAATCCAGGGCAGTTATAGCGGTATCATGGGGCTTCCCCTTTATGAGACCGCAAAACTTTTAAGACAAGCCCATGTGCATTTTGGTTTGAACTCATATGAGCCAAGAGATCCTAATTAA
- the rng gene encoding ribonuclease G: protein MSQEILINITPQETRVAIIEQNAVQELHIERTRQRGIVSNIYLAKVVRVLPGMQSAFIDIGLDRAAFIHFNDLGDHHAGGQIERILFEGQTLLVQVLKDPLGTKGARLTRQISIAGRNLVYLPHDHRAVGTEIHIGISQKIEMPEEREALKNRLKNLIPADESGDIIVRTSAGLASDETLIADLKYLRTTWQGILQASKEKAAPTLLHQDLSLAKRVLRDMAGPETTQIRVDSAENFERLGQFAQTFTPQLNNKLVLYRGERALFDLFDIESEISKALGRRVDLKSGGYLMIDQTESMTTIDVNTGSFVGARNLDDTVFKTNLEAAQAIARQLRLRNLGGIIIIDFIDMSQTDHQEAVLNELKKNLARDHVRTNVNDFSSLGLIEMTRKRTRESLSHILCEPCASCTGKGEIKTPQTVCYEILREIVREHRQFNPKEFRIVASPDVIDLFLEEENQFLAMLGDFVQKPIRLQAEAGFKQEQYDIVLN, encoded by the coding sequence ATGAGCCAAGAGATCCTAATTAATATCACCCCCCAAGAAACTCGGGTTGCGATCATCGAACAAAATGCGGTCCAAGAACTGCATATTGAGCGCACTCGGCAACGGGGGATCGTTAGTAATATTTACCTAGCTAAAGTAGTGCGAGTATTGCCTGGTATGCAATCTGCCTTCATTGATATTGGATTAGATCGTGCAGCATTTATTCATTTCAATGACTTGGGAGATCATCATGCAGGAGGGCAAATCGAGCGAATCCTATTCGAGGGGCAGACCCTGCTAGTGCAGGTTCTAAAAGATCCCTTGGGTACCAAAGGTGCTCGGCTTACTCGCCAAATTAGCATTGCGGGGCGCAATTTGGTCTATTTACCGCACGATCATCGTGCAGTTGGGACTGAAATCCATATCGGCATCTCCCAAAAAATTGAAATGCCTGAAGAGCGCGAGGCCTTAAAAAATAGGTTAAAGAATCTAATCCCTGCTGATGAAAGCGGCGATATTATTGTGCGAACGAGCGCTGGGCTTGCTAGCGATGAAACTCTGATTGCTGACCTCAAGTACCTACGCACCACATGGCAAGGAATTTTACAGGCATCGAAAGAAAAAGCTGCTCCTACTCTATTGCATCAAGATTTAAGTCTTGCCAAAAGGGTTCTCCGCGATATGGCTGGTCCTGAAACTACTCAAATCCGCGTAGACTCTGCCGAGAACTTTGAGCGCTTAGGCCAATTTGCCCAAACATTTACCCCACAACTAAACAATAAATTAGTTTTATATCGGGGTGAGCGAGCCCTCTTTGATCTATTTGATATTGAATCTGAGATCAGTAAGGCGCTTGGAAGGCGCGTAGACCTTAAATCCGGCGGCTATCTTATGATTGACCAAACAGAGTCCATGACCACGATTGACGTTAACACTGGTAGCTTTGTGGGTGCTCGTAATTTGGACGATACGGTTTTCAAGACTAACTTAGAAGCAGCTCAAGCGATTGCACGCCAACTACGCTTACGCAATCTTGGGGGCATCATCATTATTGATTTCATTGACATGAGCCAGACCGATCATCAGGAGGCTGTTCTCAATGAGCTTAAGAAAAACCTTGCTAGAGATCATGTGCGCACAAATGTGAATGACTTCTCATCACTGGGTCTCATCGAGATGACCCGTAAACGCACCCGTGAATCTTTATCCCATATTTTGTGTGAACCTTGTGCCTCGTGTACTGGTAAGGGTGAGATAAAGACACCCCAAACAGTCTGTTACGAAATCTTACGAGAGATTGTGAGGGAGCATCGACAATTCAATCCGAAAGAATTTCGGATTGTGGCATCACCCGATGTAATTGATCTATTTTTAGAAGAAGAGAACCAATTTCTAGCGATGCTGGGGGATTTTGTTCAGAAGCCAATTAGGCTTCAAGCAGAGGCTGGCTTCAAACAAGAACAATACGATATTGTTCTTAACTAG
- the msbA gene encoding lipid A export permease/ATP-binding protein MsbA, with product MNASDRQALNRLIGYLRPHIRLIIGSLLAMAIVAASETSIPALMKPLLDRGFTGEMNDKLWLVPVFLVGLAFIRSGAQFLSNYLLTKVISNILLKLREQMFTRLLRAKTEYYQKTSASNLINAVVFEVNNVLSIMGGMLISLVRDLLTVIGLMGYLFYLNWRLTLVVLIIFPIIAFVMSKINKRLRGLNRQQQSMTSELAYIVEEAASGHKIVKVHGGEDYEMQRFMDKADRLRQFTLKAAVAGGLNQPITQLIASMALSLVLVIAIMQSATQGFTVGGFAAFITAMLLIISPLKHLADINQPLQRGLTAAEMIFQLIDQPIEEDMSQSKLKRLDKAKGEIRFENLSFSYDQEEGRKDALRNVNLDIKSGEVIAFVGPSGGGKSTLVNLLPRFFKPKAGRILLDQVPIEEILLADLRKQIAFVSQDVILFNDTIAANVAYGSSVEGIDRGRVIESLEAANLTGLLTELPNGIDTLVGDNGNRLSGGQRQRLAIARAIYKDAPILILDEATSALDSESERQVQEALDRLMAGRTTLVIAHRLSTIEHADRIAVLDHGEIVEYGPHQELMAKNGLYAGLHRLQFSEANS from the coding sequence ATGAATGCTTCAGACCGTCAAGCCCTAAACAGATTAATTGGGTATCTACGCCCCCATATCCGCCTCATCATTGGGTCCTTACTCGCTATGGCGATAGTCGCTGCCTCAGAGACCTCTATTCCGGCCCTAATGAAGCCTCTTTTGGATCGTGGCTTTACTGGAGAGATGAACGATAAGCTCTGGCTGGTCCCGGTATTTTTAGTTGGCTTGGCTTTTATTCGGAGTGGAGCACAGTTTCTGTCTAACTATCTACTGACCAAGGTTATTAGTAATATCTTGCTTAAATTACGGGAGCAGATGTTCACTCGGCTATTACGAGCAAAGACCGAGTACTACCAGAAGACTTCAGCGTCTAACTTGATTAATGCGGTTGTGTTTGAGGTAAACAACGTCCTCTCCATTATGGGTGGCATGCTCATTAGTCTTGTAAGAGATTTATTGACCGTCATTGGTTTGATGGGTTATTTGTTTTATCTCAATTGGCGTCTTACTTTAGTGGTATTAATTATTTTTCCGATCATTGCCTTTGTGATGAGCAAGATCAATAAGCGCTTACGCGGCTTAAATCGTCAGCAACAAAGCATGACCAGTGAGCTTGCCTATATAGTCGAGGAGGCAGCATCTGGCCATAAGATTGTTAAGGTGCATGGCGGAGAAGATTACGAGATGCAACGTTTTATGGATAAGGCAGATCGTCTACGTCAGTTCACCCTAAAAGCTGCCGTGGCTGGAGGGCTCAATCAGCCCATTACCCAGTTAATTGCGTCAATGGCCCTATCTTTGGTTTTGGTGATTGCGATTATGCAATCAGCCACGCAGGGTTTTACTGTAGGAGGTTTCGCAGCTTTTATTACCGCGATGCTCTTAATCATTTCACCACTAAAACATCTTGCTGATATTAATCAACCTTTGCAACGTGGCTTAACTGCAGCAGAGATGATTTTTCAATTGATTGATCAGCCAATTGAAGAAGACATGAGTCAGTCAAAGCTCAAACGATTAGATAAGGCCAAAGGAGAAATCCGGTTTGAGAACCTATCCTTTTCCTATGACCAAGAAGAGGGTCGTAAAGATGCTCTTCGAAATGTCAATCTTGATATCAAGTCAGGCGAGGTGATTGCCTTCGTAGGACCCTCTGGAGGGGGTAAATCAACCCTAGTGAATTTATTGCCACGTTTTTTTAAACCTAAGGCGGGCCGCATCCTACTTGATCAAGTTCCGATTGAGGAAATTCTGTTGGCTGATTTACGTAAGCAAATCGCCTTTGTAAGTCAGGACGTCATTTTGTTTAATGACACCATTGCAGCCAATGTGGCATATGGCTCAAGTGTTGAGGGGATTGATCGCGGTCGTGTCATCGAATCTTTAGAGGCGGCTAATTTAACAGGACTATTAACGGAACTGCCCAATGGCATCGATACCTTGGTTGGGGATAACGGTAATCGCTTATCGGGGGGGCAGCGCCAACGCTTAGCGATTGCAAGGGCCATTTATAAGGACGCGCCCATCCTCATACTCGATGAGGCAACCTCTGCACTGGATTCTGAGTCGGAGCGGCAGGTACAAGAAGCACTTGATCGTTTAATGGCAGGGCGTACAACCTTGGTGATTGCACACCGTTTATCAACCATTGAGCATGCCGATCGGATTGCGGTCTTGGATCATGGTGAGATTGTGGAATATGGCCCTCACCAAGAATTGATGGCCAAAAATGGCCTATATGCTGGTTTACATCGCTTGCAGTTTAGTGAAGCAAATTCTTAA
- a CDS encoding glycosyltransferase family 2 protein codes for MPTLSAILITRNEEANLEDCLASLDGLADQIVVVDTQSTDRTLAIAQKYGALVDTPADWPGFGPQKNRALDLATGDWVLSLDADERLTPELRLEIKGVLEKPQANCYAIPRLSWYCGRFMRHSGWTPDYVDRLFKRGSARFSNDLVHERLIPHDSVMKLKNQMLHYSFMNQAQVQEKMQRYSTASAQQAFAKGKTASPLKAILHGTWSFIRTYVIRAGFLDGPQGFSLAIANAKGSYLRYIKLWRLIKKSKE; via the coding sequence ATGCCCACCTTATCAGCCATACTCATAACTCGGAATGAAGAAGCCAATCTCGAGGACTGCCTAGCCTCGCTAGACGGGCTTGCCGACCAAATTGTGGTCGTGGATACACAAAGCACGGATCGCACTCTAGCGATTGCCCAAAAATACGGCGCTTTGGTCGATACGCCGGCTGATTGGCCAGGATTTGGGCCTCAAAAGAATCGGGCTTTAGACCTTGCCACCGGTGACTGGGTGCTCTCCCTAGATGCCGATGAGCGCCTCACCCCCGAGCTCAGGCTGGAGATTAAGGGTGTGCTTGAGAAACCCCAAGCGAATTGCTATGCCATTCCAAGACTATCTTGGTATTGTGGGCGCTTTATGCGTCACTCGGGTTGGACCCCGGATTATGTAGACCGACTATTTAAGAGAGGTAGTGCACGCTTCTCAAACGATTTAGTTCATGAGCGCCTAATCCCGCATGATTCTGTTATGAAGTTAAAGAATCAGATGCTTCACTATAGCTTTATGAACCAAGCTCAGGTACAAGAAAAAATGCAGCGATATTCCACCGCATCTGCTCAACAAGCATTCGCTAAGGGTAAAACAGCAAGTCCTCTTAAGGCTATATTGCATGGCACTTGGTCATTTATTCGCACTTATGTAATAAGAGCTGGATTTTTAGATGGTCCCCAAGGATTTTCATTGGCTATAGCCAATGCAAAAGGCTCCTACCTAAGGTACATTAAACTTTGGCGTCTAATCAAGAAATCAAAAGAATGA
- a CDS encoding glycosyltransferase family 2 protein: protein MTQISVIVATYNWPAALGLCLQSLKNQSFRDFEILIADDGSKEETRNLIQKYIQEFPIKITHLWHEDIGCRKTIIGNRAINSANGQYLIFLDGDCVVQPDYLQRHLSLAQKGYLVTGSRILLNQKFTQEILTEGYIDFSRLQKNSFFLRIQGSINKFLPLFIKFGNGKWRNYKKFFWRRIKGCNMACWKEDALAIKGFDETLIGWGHEDADFIFRLENKGIIRKSGSWSTEVIHLFHKVRDQSNNDESTKRILEKVRLMRAGQFQ, encoded by the coding sequence ATGACTCAAATTTCTGTCATAGTGGCGACCTACAATTGGCCAGCGGCCTTGGGTCTTTGTCTTCAATCCTTAAAGAATCAATCCTTTAGAGATTTTGAGATTTTGATTGCTGATGATGGGTCAAAAGAAGAAACTCGTAATCTCATTCAAAAGTATATTCAAGAATTCCCTATCAAAATTACGCATCTTTGGCATGAAGATATAGGTTGCCGCAAGACAATCATCGGAAATCGCGCTATTAATAGTGCGAATGGTCAGTACTTAATTTTTTTAGATGGAGACTGCGTAGTTCAGCCCGACTATCTTCAGAGACATTTATCTCTGGCACAAAAGGGGTATTTAGTCACAGGAAGCAGAATATTGCTTAACCAGAAATTTACCCAAGAAATACTCACTGAAGGATATATAGACTTCTCCAGATTACAAAAAAATTCCTTCTTTTTACGTATTCAAGGGTCTATAAATAAATTTCTTCCTTTATTCATTAAATTTGGTAACGGTAAATGGAGAAATTACAAAAAATTCTTCTGGCGTCGCATTAAAGGATGCAATATGGCGTGCTGGAAAGAGGACGCCCTGGCCATTAAAGGATTTGATGAAACACTAATTGGATGGGGTCACGAAGATGCTGATTTCATTTTTCGCCTTGAAAATAAAGGAATAATAAGGAAGTCTGGCTCATGGTCAACTGAAGTCATTCATCTATTTCATAAAGTTCGAGATCAATCAAATAACGATGAAAGTACAAAACGAATTCTCGAAAAGGTCCGGCTTATGCGAGCCGGTCAATTTCAATAG
- a CDS encoding glycosyltransferase family 9 protein, with translation MKDPARVLFIATRQIGDVLVTTPLISSARAIWPNAQFDFLGYRGKLDMLKGNPDIHELIETPERPNLWEYLKLFNQLFQRYDLAIITQPSDRSYFFGSLAALRRVGVVVEDTPRSKKNSAWKRAISMHWVPVDYFHQHVIVEKLRLLEPFYQDKGLDLFAHPISVTPPKAQTLTPLIQSQIRQPYIVLHPGPLNAYKRWPLSYWQELITHLVNDGNQIILSSSPARQDLELNKDILSLLDINIRGSLINTEGRLSLPQAVTLLKGATLYIGVDTSVSHLSAACETPTIVLFGATPPTNFGPWPNGFVGQKPYQIRARMQIVNNVCILQGPGDCVPCRKAGCEDKSDSRSECLDLLKPNQVIEAVQRMLQR, from the coding sequence ATGAAAGATCCTGCCCGCGTTTTATTCATTGCCACTCGGCAGATTGGAGATGTCTTAGTAACAACCCCATTGATTAGTTCAGCTCGCGCCATTTGGCCCAATGCCCAATTTGATTTTCTGGGATATCGGGGCAAGCTTGATATGCTCAAAGGTAATCCTGATATTCATGAGCTGATTGAGACCCCAGAGCGCCCAAACTTATGGGAGTATCTGAAACTCTTTAATCAACTCTTCCAGCGCTATGACCTAGCTATCATCACCCAACCAAGTGATCGCTCCTACTTCTTTGGTTCGCTGGCTGCCTTACGACGAGTGGGTGTGGTGGTTGAGGACACACCCCGAAGTAAAAAAAATAGTGCTTGGAAGCGCGCCATTTCTATGCACTGGGTTCCAGTGGATTACTTTCATCAACATGTCATTGTAGAAAAATTAAGGTTACTGGAGCCCTTCTACCAAGACAAGGGTCTTGATTTATTTGCCCACCCAATCTCAGTAACACCCCCTAAAGCACAAACCTTAACTCCTCTCATTCAAAGCCAGATACGGCAACCCTACATTGTTTTGCACCCAGGGCCTCTCAATGCCTATAAACGTTGGCCGCTATCGTATTGGCAAGAACTGATCACCCATTTAGTTAATGATGGTAATCAGATTATTTTGAGCTCTTCACCAGCTCGGCAGGACTTAGAGCTAAACAAAGATATTTTGTCCTTACTCGACATAAACATACGTGGCTCCCTTATTAATACAGAAGGTCGTTTAAGTCTTCCTCAAGCGGTCACTCTCTTAAAAGGAGCGACCCTTTATATCGGGGTTGATACATCGGTCAGTCATTTATCAGCCGCCTGTGAAACCCCTACGATTGTTTTATTTGGGGCAACCCCCCCAACAAACTTTGGCCCATGGCCTAATGGTTTTGTTGGACAAAAGCCTTATCAAATTAGAGCGCGGATGCAAATAGTTAATAACGTTTGCATCCTTCAAGGTCCCGGGGATTGTGTACCGTGCCGCAAAGCCGGCTGTGAAGACAAATCAGACAGTAGGAGCGAATGTCTTGATTTACTAAAACCAAATCAAGTGATCGAAGCAGTTCAAAGAATGCTTCAAAGGTAA
- a CDS encoding sulfurtransferase TusA family protein, with protein sequence MQVHREVDAIGMNCPLPILRTKKTLAEMQSGEVLKLKATDSGASHDIPAFCKQTGNELLATDNEGDAMIFYVKRR encoded by the coding sequence ATCCAAGTCCATCGCGAGGTTGATGCCATCGGCATGAACTGCCCCCTGCCTATTTTACGTACGAAGAAGACCTTAGCCGAGATGCAATCAGGCGAGGTTCTTAAACTAAAGGCAACTGATTCTGGTGCTAGCCATGACATCCCGGCCTTCTGTAAACAAACGGGTAACGAGCTTCTCGCCACCGATAATGAGGGTGATGCGATGATCTTTTACGTAAAGCGTCGTTAA